A single window of Gammaproteobacteria bacterium DNA harbors:
- the hfq gene encoding RNA chaperone Hfq has product MAKGQHLQEPFLNALRKEHVPVSIFLVNGIKLQGQIESFDQFVILLKNTVSQMVYKHAVSTIVPSKPINISFDE; this is encoded by the coding sequence ATGGCAAAAGGGCAACACCTACAAGAACCCTTTTTGAATGCCTTGCGCAAGGAACATGTACCCGTCTCGATCTTTCTGGTCAACGGCATCAAGCTGCAAGGACAAATAGAATCATTTGATCAGTTTGTGATCTTGTTGAAAAACACGGTTAGCCAAATGGTTTACAAGCACGCTGTTTCAACCATCGTGCCTTCAAAACCAATCAACATTAGTTTTGACGAGTAA
- a CDS encoding adenylosuccinate synthase — protein MAKNVLVLGTQWGDEGKGKIVDMLTDRGVAAVVRFQGGHNAGHTLVINGEKTVLHLIPSGILRENVECLIGNGVVVSPSALMEEIAMLEAKGVPARKRLKISEACPLILPYHVAIDQARERARGSAAIGTTGRGIGPAYEDKVARRAIRLGDLLHRERFAAKLGEVLDVHNFMLKHYYKTDTFDFQQLLDETLAIAEHVLPMMDDVSTRVQYWIAQDKPILFEGAQGTLLDVDHGTYPFVTSSNTTAGGACTGSGMGPLDLDYVLGITKAYTTRVGAGPFPTELFDAMGEHLAKRGHEFGSTTGRARRCGWFDAVALRRAVQINSVSGLCVTKLDVLDGLETLRICVGYKVDGKELDMPPVGAEAYAACEPVYIDMPGWQTSTVGVRQFDKLPIEAKNYLHKMQEVVGIPIDIVSTSPDRDDNILLRDPFAQ, from the coding sequence ATGGCAAAAAATGTATTAGTACTTGGCACCCAATGGGGTGATGAAGGCAAAGGCAAGATCGTTGACATGTTAACGGATCGCGGTGTTGCAGCCGTCGTGCGTTTTCAAGGCGGCCACAATGCCGGTCATACTTTAGTTATCAACGGTGAAAAAACCGTATTGCATTTAATTCCATCGGGCATCTTGCGTGAGAACGTAGAATGTTTAATTGGCAATGGCGTAGTCGTATCACCCAGCGCGTTGATGGAAGAAATCGCTATGCTCGAAGCCAAAGGCGTGCCGGCACGTAAACGTTTAAAAATTTCTGAAGCCTGTCCATTAATTTTGCCGTATCACGTTGCAATCGATCAAGCGCGTGAACGCGCGCGCGGTTCAGCGGCGATTGGTACAACCGGTCGTGGCATTGGCCCTGCCTACGAAGACAAAGTTGCACGACGTGCAATTCGGTTAGGTGATTTATTACATCGTGAACGTTTCGCAGCAAAATTAGGTGAAGTGTTAGACGTGCATAATTTTATGTTAAAGCATTACTACAAAACCGACACCTTTGATTTTCAGCAATTACTCGATGAAACTTTAGCAATTGCCGAACATGTTTTACCGATGATGGATGACGTATCAACACGCGTGCAATATTGGATCGCGCAAGACAAACCTATTTTATTCGAAGGTGCGCAAGGCACCTTGCTTGATGTTGATCATGGTACCTATCCATTTGTAACATCATCCAATACCACCGCAGGCGGTGCATGCACCGGCAGTGGCATGGGGCCATTAGATTTAGATTACGTATTAGGTATTACCAAAGCGTACACCACACGTGTGGGCGCTGGACCATTTCCCACCGAATTGTTTGATGCAATGGGCGAGCATCTTGCAAAACGCGGCCACGAATTTGGTTCAACCACAGGACGTGCACGTCGTTGCGGATGGTTTGATGCAGTAGCATTACGCCGCGCAGTACAAATAAATAGCGTCAGTGGTTTATGCGTAACAAAGTTAGACGTATTAGATGGTTTAGAAACACTGCGTATCTGCGTTGGTTATAAAGTAGATGGCAAAGAATTAGACATGCCACCTGTAGGCGCAGAAGCGTATGCCGCATGCGAACCTGTTTACATCGACATGCCAGGTTGGCAGACATCAACAGTAGGCGTGCGTCAGTTTGACAAACTACCTATCGAAGCAAAAAATTACTTACATAAAATGCAAGAAGTAGTGGGCATACCGATAGACATCGTATCTACAAGTCCCGATCGCGATGATAATATTTTATTGCGGGATCCATTTGCGCAGTAG
- the miaA gene encoding tRNA (adenosine(37)-N6)-dimethylallyltransferase MiaA, which translates to MSIPLICLMGPTASGKTDLAMALAERWPLSLISVDSGMVYRGMNIGTAKPDAATLLRAPHALIDICDPAEIYSAARFVEDARVAIQTAWQQGRWPCLVGGTMLYFRALLQGLSDLPDADVAIRAALQHELTTQGLEKLHQRLAQLDPVAAARIHPNDPQRILRALEVQKISGQTMTSLQQATPPHAWPAPILKLALVPDDRAQLHARIAQRFELMLQQGFIDEVIALRTRKDLYKTLPSIRAVGYRQVWNYLEGEYDRQTLQNKGIIATRQLAKRQLTWLRTEQALCIQDPLECNLHQQVERFAAMIDTFIAKNS; encoded by the coding sequence ATGAGCATACCTTTAATTTGTTTAATGGGGCCCACCGCATCGGGTAAAACTGATTTGGCGATGGCTTTAGCAGAGCGTTGGCCCTTGAGTTTGATCAGTGTTGATTCCGGCATGGTTTATCGTGGCATGAACATCGGCACTGCAAAACCTGATGCAGCAACTTTATTGCGTGCGCCACATGCATTGATTGATATTTGTGATCCAGCAGAAATTTATTCCGCTGCGCGATTTGTTGAAGATGCGCGTGTAGCCATTCAAACGGCGTGGCAACAAGGCCGATGGCCGTGTTTAGTCGGCGGTACCATGTTGTATTTTCGTGCGTTGTTACAAGGCTTGTCAGATTTGCCCGATGCGGATGTTGCAATACGCGCCGCATTGCAACACGAATTAACTACACAAGGTTTAGAAAAATTACATCAACGTTTAGCGCAATTAGATCCCGTTGCTGCTGCACGCATTCATCCCAATGATCCGCAGCGAATTTTGCGTGCATTAGAAGTACAAAAAATTAGCGGACAAACAATGACAAGTTTGCAACAAGCAACACCTCCGCATGCATGGCCAGCACCCATATTAAAACTTGCGTTGGTACCTGATGATCGCGCACAGTTGCATGCGCGTATTGCACAACGTTTTGAATTAATGTTGCAACAAGGTTTTATTGATGAAGTGATTGCATTACGCACGCGCAAAGACCTATACAAAACTTTGCCATCGATCCGTGCGGTAGGTTACCGTCAAGTGTGGAATTATTTAGAGGGCGAATATGATCGGCAAACTCTGCAAAATAAGGGTATTATTGCTACGCGTCAGCTAGCCAAACGGCAGCTAACGTGGTTGCGCACGGAGCAGGCTTTATGTATTCAAGATCCGCTTGAATGCAATCTGCATCAACAAGTTGAACGATTTGCAGCAATGATCGATACGTTCATCGCAAAAAATTCGTAG
- a CDS encoding DUF2065 domain-containing protein, translating into MAWHSIVTSIALLLVIEGLLPFAAPQRWRNMMQQIALMPDRALRISGLSSMLLGVVLLYWLS; encoded by the coding sequence ATGGCGTGGCATAGCATTGTCACCAGTATTGCATTGTTACTCGTGATAGAAGGTTTGTTGCCTTTTGCCGCGCCGCAACGTTGGCGCAACATGATGCAACAAATTGCTTTAATGCCAGATCGTGCATTGCGTATCAGTGGTTTGAGCAGCATGTTGTTGGGCGTTGTGTTGTTGTACTGGTTAAGCTGA
- the hflX gene encoding GTPase HflX — MGWNLFERPRHGERALLVDVQFGPRRGDGAIEEFHALAVSAGADPLATISAQRNRADPRYCVGSGKVEEIRLQVEEHKVEIVLFSRPLSASQERNLEKVLGCRVLDRTGLILDIFAQRARSFEGKLQVELAQLKHLSSRLVRGWTHLERQKGGIGLRGPGETQLETDRRLIAQRIRSLEDKLDKVAQQRDQNRRSRQKAAVPTVSLVGYTNAGKSTLFNRMTVADVYAADQLFATLDPTVRRLALPGLGHVVLADTVGFVRDLPHDLIAAFRSTLLETREADLLLHVIDANDELCDLYIDKVNEVLREIGAADVPQLLVYNKIDLSGQPPMCVADPDGRPRAAYVSAQTGAGLSELQQAIVNCFAGELIRGWIRLKPEAAKQRAQLYEAGAVLSEQAQNDGDSLLHVCLRKDHLHQMGLAIDQITDQAGDQLSDQVTQ; from the coding sequence ATGGGTTGGAATTTATTTGAACGACCCCGTCACGGGGAACGAGCCTTATTAGTTGATGTGCAATTTGGTCCTCGTCGCGGGGACGGAGCCATCGAAGAATTTCACGCCTTAGCCGTTTCCGCAGGCGCCGATCCTCTTGCCACTATTAGCGCGCAGCGTAACAGAGCTGATCCGCGTTATTGTGTGGGCAGTGGTAAAGTTGAAGAAATCCGCTTGCAAGTGGAAGAGCATAAAGTAGAAATCGTACTTTTTAGTCGCCCCTTAAGTGCTAGCCAAGAGCGTAACCTAGAAAAAGTCTTGGGTTGCCGGGTGCTTGATCGTACCGGTTTGATTTTGGATATTTTTGCGCAACGCGCCCGCAGTTTTGAAGGCAAGCTGCAAGTGGAGCTAGCGCAGCTTAAACATTTATCGTCACGGCTCGTGCGGGGCTGGACCCACTTAGAACGTCAAAAAGGCGGTATTGGTTTACGCGGTCCCGGCGAAACGCAGCTCGAAACCGATCGCCGTTTAATCGCCCAGCGAATCCGTTCTTTGGAAGACAAGCTCGATAAAGTCGCGCAGCAACGTGATCAAAATCGGCGTTCTCGGCAAAAAGCCGCAGTGCCAACAGTATCGTTGGTTGGTTATACCAATGCCGGCAAATCTACTTTATTCAATCGCATGACCGTGGCTGATGTGTACGCAGCCGACCAATTATTCGCCACCTTGGATCCTACGGTTAGACGTTTAGCCTTACCGGGTTTGGGACATGTCGTGTTGGCCGATACGGTAGGATTCGTACGCGATTTGCCGCATGACCTGATTGCCGCGTTCCGTTCAACGCTGTTGGAAACGCGTGAAGCGGATTTGTTGCTACACGTCATTGATGCCAATGATGAGCTGTGTGACCTATATATAGATAAGGTCAACGAAGTTTTGCGCGAAATTGGTGCTGCCGACGTCCCGCAATTATTGGTTTACAACAAAATCGACCTTTCTGGCCAACCTCCCATGTGCGTCGCCGATCCAGATGGCCGGCCGCGCGCCGCCTATGTTTCTGCACAAACGGGCGCAGGTTTAAGTGAATTACAGCAAGCTATTGTTAATTGTTTTGCCGGTGAATTGATTCGCGGTTGGATACGCTTAAAACCCGAGGCGGCCAAGCAGCGCGCACAGCTTTACGAAGCGGGCGCAGTACTCAGTGAACAAGCGCAAAATGATGGCGATAGTCTCTTGCATGTCTGTTTACGCAAAGATCATCTACACCAAATGGGTTTAGCCATTGATCAAATAACTGATCAAGCCGGTGATCAATTAAGCGATCAAGTCACTCAGTAA
- a CDS encoding ATP phosphoribosyltransferase regulatory subunit, with protein sequence MTDNRWLLPEGIQEILPQEAARLELLRRRLLDQYASWGYELVIPPLIEYLESLLIGAGSDLELQTFKITDQLNGRMMGIRADMTPQVARIDAHQLRRDEPTRLCYIGTVLHTRPDGFAGSRSPVQTGAELYGHEGPASDIEIISLMIETLRAAGLQELYIDIGHVGIYREVANAAGFDKAQTDTVFDLLQRKALVEIREYLTANKVNANAQAMLLALVELNGDISVLNKARTQLKAAGKKVVEALDYLTQVAEGVQQRAPDLNLHFDLAELRGYHYHQTGVVFAAYAPGEGQEVARGGRYDGIGAVFGRPRAATGFSTDLNALMRLTTHDIKNIAAIYAPVVSAQDEAALWQAITTLRAQGECVIQALPETDTKKIVNPAALSCNRQLLKTAQGWQVKPL encoded by the coding sequence ATGACCGACAATCGCTGGCTATTACCCGAAGGCATTCAAGAAATTTTGCCGCAAGAAGCTGCGCGCTTGGAATTGTTGCGTCGTCGTTTATTAGATCAATATGCTAGCTGGGGCTACGAGTTAGTTATTCCACCGTTGATTGAATATTTAGAATCATTGTTGATCGGCGCAGGCAGTGACTTAGAATTACAAACATTTAAAATCACCGATCAATTAAATGGTCGCATGATGGGCATACGCGCAGACATGACGCCGCAAGTAGCACGTATTGATGCGCATCAATTACGCCGCGATGAACCCACACGCTTATGTTATATCGGCACTGTATTGCACACACGCCCCGATGGTTTTGCAGGTTCGCGCAGTCCTGTGCAAACCGGCGCAGAATTATATGGCCATGAAGGTCCGGCGAGTGATATTGAAATCATCAGCTTGATGATCGAAACCTTGCGTGCGGCAGGTTTACAAGAACTCTATATTGATATTGGTCATGTGGGCATTTATCGTGAAGTAGCGAATGCTGCGGGTTTTGATAAAGCGCAAACGGATACGGTGTTTGATTTATTACAGCGCAAAGCCTTGGTTGAAATTCGTGAATATCTGACTGCGAATAAAGTGAATGCAAATGCGCAGGCAATGTTATTAGCGTTAGTCGAACTAAACGGCGACATCAGTGTATTAAACAAAGCCCGCACGCAATTAAAAGCCGCAGGCAAAAAAGTCGTTGAAGCATTGGATTATTTAACACAGGTAGCGGAAGGCGTACAACAGCGCGCACCGGATTTAAATTTACATTTTGATTTAGCAGAATTGCGCGGTTATCACTATCACCAAACGGGCGTTGTGTTTGCCGCTTATGCGCCAGGTGAAGGTCAAGAAGTAGCACGCGGTGGTCGATATGACGGTATCGGTGCCGTGTTTGGTCGGCCGCGTGCAGCAACAGGATTTAGCACGGATTTAAATGCCTTGATGCGTTTAACCACGCACGACATAAAAAACATTGCAGCGATTTACGCGCCCGTTGTGAGTGCGCAAGATGAAGCCGCGCTATGGCAAGCGATCACCACGTTGCGAGCGCAAGGCGAATGTGTGATTCAAGCATTACCTGAAACTGATACAAAAAAAATTGTTAACCCAGCCGCATTAAGTTGTAACAGACAACTGTTAAAAACTGCGCAAGGCTGGCAAGTTAAACCTCTTTAA
- the hflK gene encoding FtsH protease activity modulator HflK: protein MAWNEPGGSPRDPWGKRNTNNSNDVDAIFRKLSDFFGGKGGGNDENRMYMIILAVVFALWFLFGFFVVDETQRAVIKQFGRHVDTVGSGPHWVPLFVQSREIIDVSSYRTMKNTARMLTKDENIVNVEYEVQFNISDPADFLFNLKDPESTLSQASESAIREIVGKNTLDYVIKESRQDIAQRTQVLLQEIMDRYKSGVNVIKVNMTRAEAPEEVQASFEDVNKAREDKERFLSEAEAYRNKVIPVARGGAEQYIEEARGYKARIVNSAQGETSRFLKLLAEYEKAPKVTRERLYIEAVEEVLSKSSKVMVDVKGSGNMMYLPLDQILKNKNATPDNATRAGNFNSNTGAASKQSGVSGVSAQDGRDDPRSRDFP from the coding sequence ATGGCTTGGAATGAGCCGGGCGGTAGCCCGCGAGACCCTTGGGGTAAACGTAATACCAATAACTCCAATGATGTCGATGCAATCTTTCGCAAGCTAAGCGATTTTTTTGGCGGTAAAGGCGGCGGTAACGACGAAAATAGAATGTATATGATCATTCTAGCGGTCGTTTTTGCTTTATGGTTCTTGTTCGGCTTTTTTGTCGTCGATGAAACCCAACGCGCCGTTATCAAACAATTTGGTCGCCATGTGGATACCGTAGGCTCAGGCCCTCATTGGGTTCCGCTCTTTGTACAATCGCGTGAAATTATCGACGTGTCTTCTTATCGCACCATGAAAAACACTGCGCGCATGCTGACCAAAGATGAAAACATCGTAAATGTTGAATATGAAGTTCAGTTTAATATTTCTGATCCCGCCGATTTTTTGTTTAATTTGAAAGATCCAGAAAGTACCTTGAGCCAAGCGAGCGAAAGTGCGATTCGTGAAATCGTCGGTAAAAATACTTTGGATTACGTTATTAAAGAAAGCCGTCAAGATATTGCGCAACGTACCCAAGTGTTATTGCAAGAAATCATGGATCGTTACAAATCCGGTGTTAACGTAATTAAAGTGAACATGACACGCGCAGAAGCGCCCGAAGAAGTTCAAGCGTCTTTTGAAGATGTAAATAAAGCGCGTGAAGATAAAGAACGCTTTTTAAGTGAAGCAGAAGCTTACCGCAACAAAGTTATTCCTGTTGCGCGTGGTGGTGCGGAACAATATATTGAAGAAGCACGCGGTTATAAAGCGCGAATTGTAAATAGTGCGCAAGGTGAAACTTCACGTTTCTTAAAACTATTAGCCGAATATGAAAAAGCGCCGAAAGTAACACGCGAGCGTTTATATATTGAAGCGGTAGAAGAAGTATTAAGCAAAAGTTCTAAAGTGATGGTGGATGTGAAGGGCAGCGGCAACATGATGTATTTGCCTTTAGATCAAATCCTCAAAAACAAAAATGCAACACCTGACAACGCTACGCGTGCTGGCAATTTTAATAGCAACACCGGCGCTGCGTCTAAACAATCCGGTGTTTCAGGTGTAAGCGCTCAAGATGGCCGCGATGATCCACGTTCGCGCGATTTCCCTTAG
- the hflC gene encoding protease modulator HflC, which produces MKVKVSSIAAIVFTAFLVFWLSTFTVDEREYAIRFQLSKIVKADYKPGLHFKWPFIESARKFDKRIQTVDLPPEKFLTAEKKNVEVDAFVKWRIVDITKFYKATGRGSMTMANDRLSRTIVDALKGQFGLRAIQEVISGDRTEIMNVVRKNVDIEAQKLGIEIVDVRLKRVDFSREVSQSVYDRMIKEREAAAQDFRSRGDEEARKLRARSEREREEILSKAYSEAEIIRGEGDAQAAQIYAKAYGRNPEFYAFHRSLQAYRNALGKEGDMLILDPNSDFFRYLKDSAGKR; this is translated from the coding sequence ATGAAGGTTAAAGTTTCATCGATTGCCGCTATCGTATTTACGGCGTTTTTAGTCTTTTGGTTAAGCACGTTTACCGTTGATGAACGCGAATACGCCATTCGTTTTCAGCTCAGTAAAATTGTCAAAGCGGATTACAAGCCAGGTCTGCATTTTAAATGGCCTTTTATTGAATCAGCACGCAAATTTGACAAGCGTATTCAAACAGTTGATTTGCCGCCTGAAAAATTTTTAACGGCTGAAAAGAAAAATGTCGAAGTAGACGCTTTTGTAAAATGGCGAATTGTTGACATAACCAAGTTTTATAAGGCTACTGGTCGTGGCAGTATGACGATGGCGAACGATCGCTTAAGTCGTACTATTGTCGATGCATTAAAAGGTCAGTTTGGTTTGCGTGCTATTCAAGAAGTTATTTCGGGTGATCGTACTGAAATCATGAATGTAGTGCGCAAAAATGTAGATATCGAAGCGCAAAAACTCGGCATTGAAATTGTTGATGTGCGTTTAAAGCGCGTCGACTTTTCGCGTGAAGTGAGTCAATCCGTTTATGATCGAATGATTAAAGAACGCGAAGCCGCAGCACAAGATTTCCGTTCACGCGGTGATGAAGAAGCCAGAAAACTGCGCGCACGTTCTGAGCGCGAACGTGAAGAAATTTTATCTAAAGCGTATTCAGAAGCGGAAATTATTCGCGGTGAAGGTGATGCACAAGCTGCGCAAATTTATGCAAAAGCGTATGGTCGCAATCCAGAGTTCTATGCGTTTCATCGAAGCTTGCAAGCGTATCGCAATGCGTTAGGTAAAGAAGGCGACATGCTTATTTTAGATCCGAATTCAGATTTTTTTCGTTATCTGAAAGATTCAGCGGGTAAGCGATAA
- the mutL gene encoding DNA mismatch repair endonuclease MutL, whose translation MPLIQKLPSLLINQIAAGEVIERPASVVKELLENSLDAGATRIDIDIEAGGKRLIRVRDNGYGIEREQLALALDRHATSKIASLDDLERVGSFGFRGEALPSIASVSNLRLISQAQHASEAWEIDGQNFTIAPARHAQGATVEVRDLFFNVPARRKFLRVDKTEFSHIEQMVKRLALGCADAEIRLSHNQQAIFVIPVGAESQAIRVNAVCGKGLLEQSIYFDESGAGLRLSGWVGLPTFSRSQADMQYFYVNRRMVRDKVVTHAVRQSYQDVLFHGRHPAYVLYLEMDPTLVDVNAHPAKYEVRFRDSQLVHDFIYKTLHKVLASARAGHVNSGLKENAFERRIDLSNGWATPQNNSLNLLNNAVHESLATYQALYSTASSNTGFNHIGQSYPSNPNLNPNLNRDTPPLGYALAQLHGIYILAENAQGLVMIDMHAAHERITYERLKVEHDAAAMLSMPLLLPLTLNVSQREADLTEQYQTTFEEYGFELHRTGVETITVRRVPSLLKEADIDALVRDVLADLAEHGRSQRIENERNELLSTMACHASIRANRKLTLPEMNALLRDMEITERSGQCNHGRPTWIQLNIDQLDKLFMRGQ comes from the coding sequence ATGCCACTGATTCAAAAATTACCTTCTTTATTAATTAATCAAATTGCGGCCGGTGAAGTCATCGAGCGACCTGCGTCTGTGGTTAAAGAATTATTAGAAAATAGTTTAGATGCGGGCGCGACGCGCATTGATATTGATATCGAAGCAGGCGGTAAACGTCTTATTCGCGTGCGTGATAATGGTTATGGTATTGAGCGCGAACAATTAGCGCTGGCGTTAGATCGCCATGCCACCAGTAAAATCGCATCGCTGGATGATTTAGAACGTGTGGGCTCTTTTGGATTTCGCGGCGAAGCCTTGCCCAGTATTGCATCCGTTTCAAATCTGCGATTAATTTCTCAAGCGCAACACGCAAGTGAAGCGTGGGAAATCGACGGACAAAATTTTACCATCGCACCTGCGCGTCATGCACAAGGTGCAACGGTTGAAGTACGAGATTTATTTTTTAATGTACCCGCGCGCCGCAAATTCTTGCGCGTCGATAAAACCGAATTTAGTCATATTGAACAAATGGTGAAACGGTTAGCATTAGGCTGTGCTGATGCTGAAATTCGTTTGAGTCATAACCAACAAGCAATTTTTGTAATTCCAGTGGGCGCTGAATCACAAGCCATACGTGTAAATGCAGTGTGTGGCAAAGGTTTGTTGGAACAAAGTATTTATTTTGATGAGTCCGGTGCGGGTTTGCGCTTGTCCGGTTGGGTTGGATTGCCGACGTTTTCACGCAGCCAAGCCGACATGCAATATTTTTATGTTAATCGCCGCATGGTGCGCGATAAAGTAGTGACGCATGCAGTCCGTCAATCTTACCAAGATGTTTTGTTTCATGGTCGTCATCCTGCTTATGTTTTGTATTTAGAAATGGATCCAACCTTGGTAGATGTGAATGCGCATCCGGCTAAATACGAAGTGCGGTTTCGTGATAGTCAATTAGTCCACGATTTTATTTATAAGACCTTACATAAAGTCTTAGCCAGCGCACGCGCCGGTCATGTTAATTCGGGTTTAAAAGAAAATGCTTTTGAAAGACGTATAGACTTATCAAATGGTTGGGCAACACCACAAAATAATTCGTTAAACCTTTTGAACAATGCCGTGCATGAATCCTTGGCGACCTATCAAGCGTTATACAGCACCGCATCTAGCAACACTGGATTCAACCACATTGGGCAATCGTATCCATCAAATCCAAATTTAAATCCAAATTTAAATAGGGATACGCCACCACTAGGTTATGCGCTGGCGCAATTGCATGGCATTTATATCTTGGCTGAAAACGCGCAAGGTCTGGTGATGATTGATATGCATGCTGCGCATGAGCGCATCACTTACGAGCGTTTAAAAGTTGAACATGATGCTGCTGCGATGTTGTCAATGCCGTTGTTGTTGCCGTTGACCTTGAACGTTAGTCAACGTGAAGCTGATTTAACGGAACAATATCAAACTACTTTTGAAGAATATGGTTTTGAATTGCATCGTACGGGTGTTGAAACTATAACGGTACGACGAGTGCCAAGTTTGCTAAAAGAAGCGGATATAGATGCATTAGTGCGAGATGTGTTGGCAGATTTAGCTGAGCATGGTCGTAGTCAGCGCATTGAAAATGAGCGCAATGAATTATTATCAACCATGGCGTGTCATGCTTCCATTCGTGCAAATCGTAAATTAACCTTGCCTGAAATGAATGCACTGTTACGTGATATGGAAATTACCGAGCGCAGCGGTCAATGCAATCATGGCAGACCTACCTGGATTCAGCTGAATATTGATCAGTTGGATAAATTATTTATGCGTGGCCAATAA
- a CDS encoding N-acetylmuramoyl-L-alanine amidase, with protein sequence MGELRVSVVEERTRMVFELDGEIRHSVFTLNNPDRVVIDLDAVILNKSFPEIVMGAPIVRSIRSAVRNDRVNPVGLRIVLDVNQHVRPQSFLLKPESGQGYRLVLDLFTTPALPALASASVTSSVLASTPIQPATAVIPALPVPSPTASTTTAAVKNLFDEKGLRDVVIAIDAGHGGKDPGASGRYGTREKDVVLQIARVLADSIEREKGMKAVLIRDGDYYLPLRDRINKARAHKADLFVSVHADAINHPNATGASVYALSLKGATSEAAKWLADRENASDLIGGVSLGDKDKMVASVLLDLSQTATIQSSLDVGGEILSELKRFAQLHRKTVQQAGFVVLKSPDIPSILIETAFISNPKEEKRLGDKAYQQKMATGIVGGLKRYFARKAPPGTWLAYQYRGIKEVPQSVHTVAQN encoded by the coding sequence ATGGGCGAGCTGCGGGTTTCGGTGGTAGAAGAACGCACACGTATGGTTTTTGAACTGGACGGCGAGATCCGGCATTCCGTGTTTACCTTAAATAATCCCGATCGGGTCGTGATAGATCTTGATGCCGTTATTCTCAACAAATCCTTCCCTGAAATTGTGATGGGCGCGCCTATCGTGCGCAGTATTCGTAGCGCGGTGCGCAATGATCGCGTTAACCCAGTGGGCTTGCGCATTGTTTTAGATGTGAATCAGCACGTGCGCCCGCAAAGTTTTTTATTAAAACCTGAAAGCGGTCAAGGTTATCGTTTGGTTTTGGATTTGTTTACGACACCTGCGTTGCCGGCTTTAGCATCTGCTTCGGTAACTTCATCGGTATTGGCATCAACACCGATACAGCCTGCGACCGCAGTCATCCCTGCATTACCAGTGCCTTCGCCCACCGCAAGCACGACTACGGCGGCAGTAAAAAATTTATTTGATGAAAAAGGTTTACGCGATGTTGTGATTGCGATTGATGCAGGTCACGGCGGTAAAGATCCCGGCGCTAGCGGTCGTTATGGCACGCGTGAAAAAGATGTCGTGTTACAGATTGCGCGGGTACTTGCTGACAGCATTGAACGTGAAAAAGGCATGAAAGCGGTACTGATTCGTGATGGAGATTATTATTTACCATTACGTGATCGCATTAATAAAGCGCGTGCCCACAAAGCAGATTTGTTTGTATCAGTGCATGCGGATGCGATTAATCATCCTAATGCAACCGGCGCATCGGTTTACGCATTATCATTAAAAGGCGCAACGTCGGAAGCAGCTAAATGGTTAGCGGATCGCGAAAACGCATCAGATTTAATCGGCGGCGTGAGTTTGGGTGACAAAGATAAAATGGTGGCATCGGTGCTACTCGATTTGTCTCAAACCGCTACTATTCAATCCAGTTTAGATGTGGGTGGTGAAATTTTAAGTGAGCTTAAACGCTTTGCGCAATTGCATCGTAAAACTGTGCAACAAGCCGGTTTTGTCGTTTTAAAATCACCTGATATCCCATCAATTTTGATTGAGACTGCGTTTATCTCAAATCCCAAAGAAGAAAAACGTCTGGGTGATAAAGCGTATCAACAAAAAATGGCGACCGGCATTGTCGGTGGTTTAAAACGCTATTTTGCTCGTAAAGCGCCGCCCGGTACGTGGTTAGCTTATCAATATCGCGGCATCAAAGAAGTACCGCAATCGGTTCATACGGTCGCTCAAAACTAA